One window of the Pedobacter ginsengisoli genome contains the following:
- a CDS encoding PAS domain-containing sensor histidine kinase codes for MDGGKLLKAIIETAIDGILTIDDRGIVESLNPAALKLFGYAAEEVIGNNISMLMPEPDRSGHDGYLHRYQSTGEKRIIGKGREVKGLRKDGTTFPFRLAVSEVHYDHRTIYTGFIHDLSKEKEAEQRLKEHAAELENLVNDRTKSLKELVQALSMAKEEVSISLVKEKELNQLKSRFVSMASHEFRTPLSSIQLSSVLIEKYAAPYDNDNIRKHVSKIKNAVGNLTTILNDFLSLERLEAGNVEPSFQLFDLVKLSEEITEEMQMIAKEEQNIIYQHTGLESMVYLDQNLLKNCMINLISNAIKYSGEHTFIEFNTEITDNQCIVTINDNGIGIPELDQKELFQPFFRANNTGNIPGTGLGLNIVLRYATLMKGFVGFTSTLNKGTKFTLSFNKQN; via the coding sequence ATGGATGGAGGTAAGTTGCTTAAGGCAATTATTGAAACTGCAATTGATGGAATTCTTACTATTGATGACCGAGGTATTGTAGAAAGTCTAAACCCTGCTGCATTAAAGCTTTTTGGCTATGCTGCTGAGGAAGTCATTGGAAATAACATCTCGATGTTAATGCCTGAGCCAGACAGAAGTGGGCATGATGGATATCTTCATCGTTATCAAAGCACGGGTGAAAAGCGAATTATTGGTAAGGGAAGAGAGGTTAAAGGTTTACGTAAAGATGGTACTACATTTCCTTTTCGCTTAGCAGTGAGTGAAGTTCATTATGATCATCGAACTATTTATACAGGATTTATTCATGATCTTTCGAAAGAAAAAGAAGCTGAACAGCGTTTAAAGGAACATGCAGCAGAATTGGAAAATTTGGTTAACGATCGGACAAAGTCTTTAAAAGAATTGGTTCAGGCATTGAGTATGGCTAAAGAAGAAGTAAGTATTTCCTTAGTTAAAGAAAAGGAATTGAATCAGCTGAAAAGTCGTTTTGTTTCAATGGCTTCACATGAATTTAGGACTCCCTTAAGTTCCATTCAATTGTCTTCAGTTCTTATTGAAAAATATGCTGCGCCATATGATAATGATAATATAAGAAAGCATGTAAGTAAAATCAAAAATGCTGTTGGAAATTTGACAACTATATTGAATGATTTTCTTTCATTGGAACGCCTGGAGGCTGGCAATGTTGAACCTTCTTTTCAATTATTTGATCTGGTAAAACTATCTGAAGAAATAACAGAAGAGATGCAAATGATAGCCAAAGAAGAACAAAATATAATTTATCAGCATACAGGTTTGGAAAGTATGGTTTATCTTGACCAAAATCTTCTTAAAAACTGTATGATCAATTTAATATCGAATGCAATTAAATATTCAGGGGAACATACTTTTATTGAATTTAATACTGAGATTACTGATAACCAATGCATAGTCACCATTAATGACAATGGAATCGGAATCCCTGAATTAGATCAGAAGGAACTTTTTCAACCTTTTTTCAGAGCAAATAATACAGGGAATATTCCGGGGACAGGTTTAGGTTTAAATATTGTGCTGAGATATGCAACTTTGATGAAGGGATTTGTAGGTTTTACAAGTACGCTTAATAAGGGAACAAAATTTACATTGTCGTTTAATAAACAGAATTGA
- a CDS encoding response regulator, whose amino-acid sequence MKKIRILIIEDNNDIRESTAEILMLGNYEVFQAENGKNGVELATQYLPDVILCDIMMPELDGYGVLHLLGKKTETAAIPFVFLTAKTERIDIRKGMEMGADDYLTKPFDDVELLNAIETRLKKRELQKSLYSESLDKLDNLLNNNKGLEELTKVISERKVRQIKKRQVIYYEGDTVNGIYLVITGRVKTFKVANDGRELLTGIYKPDEYFGVAALLANENYHETSEAMEDTSLCLLPKDLLEPLLNKYPSVASRFIKLLANNVLDKEEQLIQLAYHSVRKRMADVLIRLISNQELTSGASLLTISRDNLAAMAGMATETVSRILSDFKDEELIERKGSQILILDHSRLQNMKN is encoded by the coding sequence ATGAAGAAGATACGGATACTTATTATTGAAGATAATAACGACATCAGGGAAAGTACTGCAGAGATTTTGATGCTTGGAAATTATGAAGTATTTCAGGCTGAAAATGGTAAAAATGGAGTTGAATTAGCAACACAGTACCTGCCAGATGTGATTTTGTGTGATATCATGATGCCAGAACTTGATGGTTATGGTGTTTTACACCTTTTGGGTAAAAAGACTGAAACCGCTGCTATACCATTTGTTTTTTTAACAGCAAAAACTGAGCGAATTGATATAAGAAAAGGCATGGAAATGGGTGCTGATGATTATTTAACTAAACCATTTGATGATGTTGAACTTTTAAATGCTATTGAGACCAGGCTAAAGAAAAGGGAGCTGCAAAAAAGTTTATATAGTGAGTCGCTTGATAAATTAGATAACCTTTTAAACAACAACAAGGGACTTGAAGAACTTACAAAAGTAATTTCTGAGAGAAAAGTAAGGCAAATAAAAAAAAGGCAGGTTATTTATTATGAAGGAGATACGGTAAATGGTATTTATCTTGTAATTACAGGGAGGGTTAAAACTTTTAAGGTTGCCAATGATGGAAGAGAATTATTAACTGGGATCTATAAACCCGATGAGTATTTTGGTGTAGCTGCATTGCTTGCAAATGAAAATTATCATGAAACAAGTGAGGCCATGGAGGATACATCGTTATGCTTGTTGCCAAAAGATTTGTTAGAACCTTTATTAAATAAATACCCTTCAGTTGCAAGTCGGTTTATTAAGCTTTTGGCGAATAATGTATTAGATAAGGAAGAACAGTTGATCCAACTGGCGTATCATTCTGTGAGAAAGCGGATGGCAGATGTATTGATACGTTTAATTAGCAATCAAGAGCTTACTTCTGGTGCTTCTTTATTAACTATATCCAGAGATAATTTAGCTGCTATGGCTGGAATGGCAACCGAGACTGTTAGTCGGATTTTAAGCGACTTTAAGGACGAGGAACTGATTGAACGAAAAGGAAGCCAGATCTTAATTCTTGACCATTCAAGACTTCAGAATATGAAAAACTGA
- a CDS encoding lactate dehydrogenase, which yields MRVIAYSIKSTEKEPLAIANHKKHEITLISNSLSVETIFYAEGKDAVIVFTDDDVSAKVINKLADFGIKYIATRSIDSSHIDRQEADKQNIKISSVPALALSGVDETEIPMVLAMETINNLDRWEGRKCLGDACICSRACDERSNHKANLKIRVNDK from the coding sequence ATGAGAGTTATAGCATATAGTATTAAATCGACAGAAAAGGAGCCCCTGGCGATAGCTAATCACAAAAAGCATGAAATTACGCTGATATCCAATTCATTGTCGGTAGAAACTATATTTTACGCAGAAGGAAAGGATGCTGTAATTGTTTTTACAGATGATGATGTATCGGCTAAGGTAATTAATAAGTTAGCTGATTTTGGTATTAAATATATTGCTACCAGATCAATTGATAGCTCACATATAGATAGGCAAGAAGCAGATAAACAAAATATTAAGATCTCAAGCGTTCCTGCGTTAGCTTTAAGCGGCGTTGATGAAACTGAAATTCCTATGGTGCTCGCTATGGAAACTATCAATAATCTAGATAGGTGGGAAGGCAGGAAGTGTTTAGGCGATGCGTGTATATGTTCCAGAGCCTGCGATGAAAGAAGTAACCACAAGGCTAATCTAAAAATCAGGGTGAATGATAAATAG
- the hemN gene encoding oxygen-independent coproporphyrinogen III oxidase, translating to MINRSINNDDKYRVAAPRYTSYPTVPFWNLEEFNKNKWLNNLIDTSDKGKEGLSLYVHLPYCESLCTYCGCNTRITKNHGVEIPYINAVLKEWEIYRAHLGFKPQIKEIHLGGGTPTFFSPQNLELLINGLIGSSSLHKDAAFSIEGHPNNTTEEHLILLYELGFRRLSLGIQDFDKKVQVIINRIQTYKSVELITKKAREIGYQSINYDLIYGLPLQTVNGLSKTIESVLKLKPDRIAFYSYAHVPWIKPGQRKYTENELPSAEMKKNLYEMGRRLLTAGEYLEIGMDHFVLKTDSLYYAELNGKLHRNFMGYTEQFSRVLIGLGVSSISDCWTAFAQNVKNVEEYIRIVGAGELPITKGHILNDKDLVIRKHILNLMCKGYTSWKNPEEMNENVTQSIERVKWLAQDGLVLLSEHDVRVTEYGKRFLRNICMAFDARLWENVPNEQLFSVAD from the coding sequence ATGATAAATAGAAGCATAAACAACGACGATAAGTATCGTGTTGCTGCTCCAAGATATACAAGTTATCCAACTGTGCCATTTTGGAATTTAGAAGAGTTTAATAAAAATAAGTGGCTAAATAATCTTATTGATACCTCCGATAAAGGTAAGGAGGGGCTCAGTTTGTATGTGCACTTACCATACTGTGAAAGTTTATGTACCTATTGTGGATGTAATACAAGGATTACTAAAAATCATGGTGTTGAAATCCCCTATATTAATGCCGTTTTAAAAGAATGGGAAATATATCGTGCTCATCTTGGTTTCAAGCCTCAAATTAAAGAAATACATCTTGGTGGTGGAACACCGACCTTCTTTAGCCCTCAGAACCTGGAATTACTAATTAATGGCCTTATTGGATCATCATCCCTACACAAGGATGCTGCTTTTAGTATTGAAGGTCATCCTAATAATACAACCGAGGAACATCTGATTCTTCTATATGAATTAGGATTTAGGCGATTAAGTCTGGGTATTCAGGATTTTGATAAAAAGGTACAGGTTATAATTAATAGAATTCAAACTTATAAATCAGTTGAACTAATAACAAAGAAAGCAAGAGAGATTGGTTATCAATCAATTAATTATGATTTGATTTATGGGTTGCCACTTCAAACGGTAAATGGTTTAAGTAAAACAATCGAGTCGGTGCTAAAATTAAAACCAGATAGAATTGCTTTTTACAGCTATGCTCATGTTCCATGGATAAAACCCGGTCAGCGTAAATATACGGAGAATGAATTACCGTCTGCTGAAATGAAAAAGAACTTATATGAGATGGGAAGACGCTTACTTACAGCTGGTGAATATTTAGAGATAGGTATGGATCATTTTGTATTAAAAACCGACAGTTTATACTATGCTGAATTAAATGGTAAACTGCATAGAAATTTTATGGGCTATACTGAACAATTTAGTCGTGTTTTAATTGGGTTGGGTGTTTCATCTATAAGTGATTGCTGGACTGCATTTGCTCAGAATGTAAAAAATGTTGAAGAATATATTCGTATCGTCGGCGCTGGAGAGTTACCAATAACAAAGGGACACATTTTAAATGATAAGGATCTTGTAATTCGAAAGCATATTTTGAATTTAATGTGTAAAGGATATACATCATGGAAGAATCCTGAAGAAATGAATGAAAATGTAACGCAAAGTATTGAAAGAGTTAAATGGCTTGCTCAAGACGGCCTGGTATTGCTTTCAGAACATGATGTTCGTGTTACCGAATATGGGAAGAGATTTTTAAGAAACATATGTATGGCTTTTGATGCGAGACTTTGGGAAAATGTGCCAAATGAGCAGCTATTTAGTGTAGCAGATTAA
- a CDS encoding sulfite exporter TauE/SafE family protein: MSNEKLAFFIGLLGSVHCIGMCGPLAFAVPFKHSGWGHLLWNKLIYQFGRIISYCFLGALVGLMGKQIWQAGLQQGISILTGALIILAAFSRLFKFSVIKGTPLKILSPFNKVFSYAFKHKLNHLIIGIINGLLPCGFVYLALAGALNTGSIKQGIIYMFWFGVGTVPLMLSAAIIVGFSGFTFRNTLNKIVPYIMLILGFWFLLRGFELNIPYLSPQAPNSSLMECR; the protein is encoded by the coding sequence ATGAGTAATGAAAAGTTAGCATTTTTTATTGGATTACTTGGCTCTGTTCACTGCATTGGCATGTGTGGACCATTAGCATTTGCTGTTCCATTTAAACACTCAGGATGGGGTCATTTACTTTGGAATAAATTGATTTATCAATTCGGCCGTATTATTTCCTACTGTTTTTTAGGTGCTTTGGTTGGTTTAATGGGGAAACAAATATGGCAGGCTGGACTTCAACAAGGTATCAGCATACTTACCGGTGCTTTAATTATACTTGCAGCATTTTCAAGATTATTTAAATTCTCAGTCATTAAAGGAACTCCATTAAAAATATTAAGCCCTTTTAACAAAGTATTTAGTTATGCTTTTAAGCATAAATTAAATCATCTGATAATTGGAATAATAAATGGGCTACTGCCTTGTGGTTTCGTTTACCTCGCCTTGGCAGGAGCATTAAATACAGGAAGTATTAAACAAGGTATCATTTACATGTTCTGGTTTGGTGTTGGTACGGTGCCACTAATGTTAAGCGCAGCAATTATTGTTGGTTTCTCAGGCTTTACTTTTAGAAATACCCTCAATAAGATAGTCCCCTATATCATGCTGATTCTCGGGTTTTGGTTTTTATTAAGGGGATTTGAACTAAACATCCCCTATTTAAGTCCACAAGCACCTAATTCCAGTCTAATGGAATGCAGATAA
- a CDS encoding FixH family protein, with translation MNWGTKLIIGMLSFIVFIVILGIIMMRSETDALIDTNYYEKGLKYDKEYLQKEQVIKDNALPTIQLLGQDIHITFKTEASGSLRIIRMAKKSMDRHMDFNTGNNKTLVLRSHGLAKGQWKFILQWKNSSGGAYLNEQEILIP, from the coding sequence ATGAATTGGGGTACCAAATTAATAATTGGAATGTTATCATTTATCGTATTTATAGTAATACTAGGCATTATCATGATGCGTAGTGAAACCGATGCGCTTATTGATACTAACTACTATGAAAAAGGATTAAAATACGACAAAGAGTACTTACAAAAAGAACAAGTAATAAAAGATAATGCCTTGCCAACAATACAATTATTAGGTCAGGACATACACATAACATTTAAAACTGAGGCTTCAGGATCATTAAGAATAATTCGCATGGCAAAAAAGAGTATGGATAGGCATATGGATTTCAATACTGGCAACAATAAAACCTTAGTGCTAAGATCCCATGGTTTAGCAAAAGGACAATGGAAATTTATTTTACAATGGAAGAATAGCAGTGGTGGTGCTTATTTAAATGAACAGGAAATTTTAATACCATGA